In Antennarius striatus isolate MH-2024 chromosome 8, ASM4005453v1, whole genome shotgun sequence, a single window of DNA contains:
- the LOC137600354 gene encoding carbohydrate sulfotransferase 12-like isoform X2, with translation MVTGQGLRTAFILGFLVTIPLIIVYWYQTEGLNFNQLRNPKQNYSSTSRSYSRFTSRSHTSSSSTVNTTTSRTTLVPEVGGGAGDEHGEEERRSKQEQKKEETRDDVEKERSNYTVREREQEMRKRRITDMCSGREGLEFPGRTRAFEQIPDRDLNHLIVDDKHRIIYCYVPKVACTNWKRVMVVLSQSLISPSSGKPYTDPQTVPADLVHKSSIYLTFAKPNEKFYRSFGLDMIRRYGNVSGSLPKSAAEAFSRGIKPTFQQFISYLIDPVTERKSIFNEHWRQVYRLCHPCQVKYDFIGQVETLETDAKHLLKLLEVDDIIHFPSIYKNPTTMNWERDWFSKIPIKMRRKLYQLYEPDFKLFGYPKPDSVLLQ, from the exons ATGGTAACAGGGCAGGGTCTACGAACAGCATTCATCCTAGGGTTTTTGGTTACAATCCCTCTGATCATCGTCTACTGGTATCAAACTGAGGGTCTGAACTTTAACCAGTTACGGAACCCCAAACAGAATTATTCCTCTACAAGCCGTTCATACTCCAGATTCACCAGCAGATCCCACACCAGTTCTTCCTCAACGGTGAACACTACTACCTCCAGGACAACACTGGTCCCCGAGGTgggtggaggagcaggagacgAACatggagaggaggaacggaggagcaaacaagaacaaaagaaagaggaaacaagggACGatgtggagaaggagaggagtaaTTACACtgtcagagaaagagaacaagagatgaggaagaggaggatcacGGATATGTGTTCAGGAAGGGAAGGTCTAGAATTCCCCGGAAGGACTCGGGCATTTGAGCAGATCCCCGACAGGGACTTGAATCACCTCATAGTGGACGACAAACACCGGATTATCTACTGCTACGTCCCCAAG GTAGCATGCACCAACTGGAAGAGAGTGATGGTGGTTCTGTCTCAGTCCCTCATCTCCCCTTCCTCAGGAAAACCCTACACCGACCCACAAACTGTACCTGCTGACCTCGTACATAAGTCTTCCATCTACCTCACCTTTGCCAa GCCCAATGAGAAATTCTACAGGAGTTTTGGATTGGACATGATCCGTCGTTACGGCAACGTGTCTGGGAGTTTACCAAAGTCGGCAGCTGAAGCGTTTTCAAGAGGAATAAAACCGACCTTTCAGCAATTCATCTCATACCTGATCGATCcagtgacagagaggaagagtaTCTTCAATGAACACTGGCGGCAG GTGTATCGTCTGTGCCATCCATGTCAGGTGAAGTATGACTTCATCGGACAAGTTGAAACCCTGGAAACAGATGCAAAGCACCTACTGAAGCTTCTGGAAGTGGATGATATCATACACTTCCCTTCGATTTACAAAAACCCCACGACAATGAACTGGGAAAGAGACTGGTTTTCCAAGATTCCCATAAAAATGAGGAGAAAGCTGTACCAGCTGTATGAACCAGACTTCAAGCTATTTGGCTATCCCAAACCTGACAGTGTGCTCCTCCAGTAG
- the LOC137600354 gene encoding carbohydrate sulfotransferase 12-like isoform X1, whose product MVTGQGLRTAFILGFLVTIPLIIVYWYQTEGLNFNQLRNPKQNYSSTSRSYSRFTSRSHTSSSSTVNTTTSRTTLVPEVGGGAGDEHGEEERRSKQEQKKEETRDDVEKERSNYTVREREQEMRKRRITDMCSGREGLEFPGRTRAFEQIPDRDLNHLIVDDKHRIIYCYVPKVACTNWKRVMVVLSQSLISPSSGKPYTDPQTVPADLVHKSSIYLTFANFWNHDSSLSRQLMELKLQNYTKFLFVRDPFVRLISVFRNKFEKPNEKFYRSFGLDMIRRYGNVSGSLPKSAAEAFSRGIKPTFQQFISYLIDPVTERKSIFNEHWRQVYRLCHPCQVKYDFIGQVETLETDAKHLLKLLEVDDIIHFPSIYKNPTTMNWERDWFSKIPIKMRRKLYQLYEPDFKLFGYPKPDSVLLQ is encoded by the exons ATGGTAACAGGGCAGGGTCTACGAACAGCATTCATCCTAGGGTTTTTGGTTACAATCCCTCTGATCATCGTCTACTGGTATCAAACTGAGGGTCTGAACTTTAACCAGTTACGGAACCCCAAACAGAATTATTCCTCTACAAGCCGTTCATACTCCAGATTCACCAGCAGATCCCACACCAGTTCTTCCTCAACGGTGAACACTACTACCTCCAGGACAACACTGGTCCCCGAGGTgggtggaggagcaggagacgAACatggagaggaggaacggaggagcaaacaagaacaaaagaaagaggaaacaagggACGatgtggagaaggagaggagtaaTTACACtgtcagagaaagagaacaagagatgaggaagaggaggatcacGGATATGTGTTCAGGAAGGGAAGGTCTAGAATTCCCCGGAAGGACTCGGGCATTTGAGCAGATCCCCGACAGGGACTTGAATCACCTCATAGTGGACGACAAACACCGGATTATCTACTGCTACGTCCCCAAG GTAGCATGCACCAACTGGAAGAGAGTGATGGTGGTTCTGTCTCAGTCCCTCATCTCCCCTTCCTCAGGAAAACCCTACACCGACCCACAAACTGTACCTGCTGACCTCGTACATAAGTCTTCCATCTACCTCACCTTTGCCAa CTTTTGGAATCATGATAGCTCTCTCTCTCGCCAACTGATGGAACTCAAGCTGCAGAACTACACCAAGTTTCTGTTTGTTCGAGACCCGTTTGTTCGACTTATCTCAGTCTTCAGGAACAAGTTTGAAAA GCCCAATGAGAAATTCTACAGGAGTTTTGGATTGGACATGATCCGTCGTTACGGCAACGTGTCTGGGAGTTTACCAAAGTCGGCAGCTGAAGCGTTTTCAAGAGGAATAAAACCGACCTTTCAGCAATTCATCTCATACCTGATCGATCcagtgacagagaggaagagtaTCTTCAATGAACACTGGCGGCAG GTGTATCGTCTGTGCCATCCATGTCAGGTGAAGTATGACTTCATCGGACAAGTTGAAACCCTGGAAACAGATGCAAAGCACCTACTGAAGCTTCTGGAAGTGGATGATATCATACACTTCCCTTCGATTTACAAAAACCCCACGACAATGAACTGGGAAAGAGACTGGTTTTCCAAGATTCCCATAAAAATGAGGAGAAAGCTGTACCAGCTGTATGAACCAGACTTCAAGCTATTTGGCTATCCCAAACCTGACAGTGTGCTCCTCCAGTAG
- the LOC137600450 gene encoding carbohydrate sulfotransferase 12-like — protein MVTKQGLQTALIMLSLVMILVIIVYWYNIKGLNFGQIQDPKQNYSSASSSYCKSTSRTQTSSSSTVNTTTSRTTLVLKEGGGAGEEHGEEERRSKQERKKEETRDDVEKERSNYTVREREQEMRKRRITDTCSGREGVEFPGRTRAFEQIPDRDLNHLIVNDKHRVIYCYVPKVACTNWKRVMVVLSQSLISPSSGKPYTDPQTVPADLVHKSSIHLTFANFLHHNSSLSRHLMERKLKNYTKFLFVRDPFVRLISAFRNKLQSPKVDFYRRYGSVMIRRYGNVSGTLPKTAAEAIAAGIKPTFQQFISYLVDPATERRTSFGEHWRQVYRLCHPCQVKYDFIGQVETLETDAKHLLKLLEVDDIIHFPSIYKNPTTMNWERDWFSKIPIKMRRKLYQLYEPDFQLFGYPKPDSVLLQ, from the exons ATGGTAACAAAGCAGGGTCTACAAACAGCACTTATCATGTTGTCTTTGGTTATGATCCTTGTGATCATCGTCTATTGGTACAACATCAAGGGTCTAAACTTTGGCCAAATACAGGACCCCAAACAGAATTATTCCTCTGCAAGCAGTTCATACTGTAAATCCACTAGCAGAACCCAGACCAGTTCTTCCTCCACCGTGAACACTACCACCTCCAGAACAACCCTAGTCCTCAAGGAGGGTGGAGGAGCAGGCGAAGAACatggagaggaggaacggaggagcaaacaagaacgaaagaaagaggaaacaagggACGatgtggagaaggagaggagtaaTTACACtgtcagagaaagagaacaagagatgaggaagaggaggatcacGGATACGTGTTCAGGAAGGGAAGGTGTAGAATTCCCCGGAAGGACTCGGGCATTTGAGCAGATCCCCGACAGGGACTTGAATCACCTCATAGTGAACGACAAACACAGGGTTATCTACTGCTACGTCCCCAAG GTAGCATGCACCAACTGGAAGAGGGTGATGGTGGTCCTGTCTCAGTCCCTCATCTCCCCCTCCTCAGGAAAACCCTACACCGACCCACAAACTGTACCTGCTGACCTCGTACACAAGTCTTCCATCCACCTCACCTTTGCCAA cTTTTTGCATCACAATAGTTCTCTCTCTCGCCATCTGATGGAACGTAAGCTGAAGAACTACACAAAGTTTCTGTTTGTTCGAGACCCATTTGTTCGACTTATTTCAGCCTTCAGGAACAAGCTTCAAAG tccCAAAGTGGACTTCTACAGGCGGTATGGATCAGTCATGATCCGTCGCTATGGGAACGTGTCTGGGACGTTGCCAAAGACAGCAGCTGAAGCGATTGCAGCAGGAATCAAACCAACGTTTCAGCAATTCATCTCATATCTGGTCGATCCAGCGACTGAGAGGAGGACGAGCTTCGGTGAACACTGGCGGCAG GTGTATCGTCTGTGCCATCCATGTCAGGTGAAGTATGACTTCATCGGACAAGTTGAAACCCTGGAAACAGATGCAAAGCACCTGCTGAAGCTTCTGGAAGTGGATGATATCATACACTTCCCTTCGATTTACAAAAATCCCACGACAATGAACTGGGAAAGAGACTGGTTTTCCAAGATTCCCATAAAAATGAGGAGAAAGCTGTACCAGCTGTATGAACCAGACTTCCAGCTATTTGGCTATCCCAAACCTGACAGTGTGCTCCTCCAGTAG